The following proteins are co-located in the Osmia lignaria lignaria isolate PbOS001 chromosome 12, iyOsmLign1, whole genome shotgun sequence genome:
- the Stt3B gene encoding catalytic subunit 3B of the oligosaccharyltransferase complex isoform X2 — MLPNRSSTTNTKKDMFPDKKSTSKQMKTSTLTNAAGLSSLITFTVLLLAWISGFASRLFAVIRFESIIHEFDPWFNYRATAYMVQHGFYNFLNWFDERAWYPLGRIVGGTVYPGLMITSGSIHYILHSLNIPVHIRDICVFLAPIFSGLTAISTYLLTKEIWSAGAGLFAACFIAIVPGYISRSVAGSYDNEGIAIFALQITYYLWVKSVKTGSIFWASMTALSYFYMVSAWGGYVFIINLIPFHVFALLVMNRFSNRLFTSYTTFYILGLLLSMQIPFVGFQPIRTSEHMAAGGVFGLLIFVAALRYLRTVLTKSEMKYFGGVVAVTAGVLLLILICLTYAGVVAPWSGRFYSLWDTGYAKIHIPIIASVSEHQPTTWFSFFFDLHILVTTFPVGLWYCIKHINDERVFVILYAISAVYFAGVMVRLMLTLTPVVCMLAGVAFSDLLELFFKEEDSERNDRGSNGSEEESEEERERSPGRALYDKAGKLRRMKHERPRGNGDGLGINLRNGVVIGAFMLMMMFTLHCTWITSNAYSSPSIVLASYSNDGGRAILDDFREAYYWLAQNTPIDARIMSWWDYGYQIAGMANRTTLVDNNTWNNSHIALVGKAMSSNESAAYEIMTSLDVDYVLVIFGGMIGYSGDDVNKFLWMVRIAEGEHPQDIRESDYFTEKGEFRVDAEGSPTLLNSLMYKLSYYRFGEVKIDYRSPFGYDRTRNAEIGNKNFQLTYLEEAYTTEHWLVRIYRVKKPSEFNRPSIPISKRVVARNANSYISKKLWGVAH, encoded by the exons atgttgcCAAATAGATCATCAACGACAAATACCAAAAAAGATATGTTTCCTGATAAGAAATCAACTTCTAAGCAAATGAAAACTTCCACGTTAACAAATGCCGCGGGTCTTAGTTCTCTTATTACTTTTACTGTTTTGCTACTCGCTTGGATCTCAGGATTTGCATCTCGGTTATTTGCAGTAATACGTTTCGAAAGTATCATACATGAATTCGATCCTTG GTTTAACTACAGAGCAACAGCGTACATGGTACAACATGgattctataattttttaaattggttCGATGAAAGAGCATGGTATCCACTGGGTCGTATCGTGGGTGGAACTGTTTATCCAGGATTAATGATCACATCTGGatcaatacattacatattACATTCTTTAAATATCCCGGTACACATAAGAGACATTTGTGTATTCCTAGCTCCAATTTTTAGTGGCCTTACCGCCATTTCTACGTACTTATTGACAAAAGAGATATGGAGTGCCGGTGCTGGTTTGTTCGCAGCGTGCTTCATCGCAATTGTGCCTGGCTACATTTCAAGATCTGTAGCAGGAAGTTACGACAATGAAGGCATTGctatatttgcattacaaataACATATTATCTTTGGGTTAAGTCAGTTAAAACTGGCTCTATCTTCTGGGCTTCTATGACTGCTCTCTCTTATTTTTATATGGTATCAGCATGGGGTGGCtatgtttttattattaatctaaTTCCATTCCATGTATTTGCATTGCTGGTTATGAATCGATTTAGTAATCGCCTTTTTACAAGTTAcactacattttatattttgggACTTCTATTAAGTATGCAAATACCATTTGTTGGTTTTCAACCGATAAGAACATCAGAACACATGGCTGCAGGAGGTGTGTTCGGTCTGTTAATTTTTGTAGCAGCCCTCAG ATATCTGAGAACTGTCCTTACCAaatctgaaatgaaatattttggagGAGTAGTTGCAGTTACAGCTGGTGTTCTTTTGCTTATTTTGATCTGTTTAACTTACGCCGGTGTCGTTGCTCCTTGGAGCGGAAGATTTTATTCCTTATGGGATACTGGCTACGCAAAAATTCACATTCCAATAATAGCATCTGTTTCTGAACATCAACCTACAACATGGTTTAGCTTTTTCTTTGACTTGCACATTCTTGTTACAACATTTCCTGTTGGTCTCTGGTATTGTATTAAACACATTAACGACGAACGTGTTTTTG TTATATTATACGCTATCAGCGCTGTTTATTTTGCCGGAGTTATGGTTAGGCTTATGCTCACTTTAACCCCTGTAGTTTGTATGCTTGCCGGAGTAGCGTTTAGCGACCTTCTGGAATTGTTCTTTAAAGAAGAAGATAGTGAAAGAAACGATCGAGGTAGTAATGGAAGTGAAGAAGAAAgcgaggaagaaagagaaaggagcCCCGGTAGAGCATTATACGATAAAGCTGGTAAACTCCGTAGAATGAAACATGAAAGACCGAGGGGCAATGGCGATGGATTGGGTATTAATCTTCGGAATGGTGTTGTCATTGGGGCATTTATGTTAATGATGATGTTCACTTTACATTGTACTTGGATTACAAGTAATGCATATTCTAGTCCCTCAATTGTTTTGGCATCATATAGTAACGATGGTGGTAGAGCCATACTTGATGACTTTAGAGAAGCTTATTATTGGTTAGCACAAAATACACCAATTGATGCTAGAATTATGAGTTGGTGGGATTATGGTTATCAAATTGCTGGAATGGCTAACAG AACTACTCTTGTGGACAATAATACTTGGAATAATTCACATATAGCTCTGGTTGGGAAAGCAATGAGCTCAAATGAAAGTGCTGCTTATGAAATTATGACATCATTAGATGTAGACTATGTATTAGTTATTTTTGGAGGAATGATCGGGTATTCGGGAGATGACGTTAACAAGTTCCTTTGGATGGTTCGAATTGCTGAAGGTGAACATCCACAAGATATTCGTGAAAGTGATTATTTCACTGAGAAAGGAGAATTTCGTGTGGATGCAGAGGGTTCACCTACTCTTTTAAATTCATTGATGTATAAATTAAGTTATTATCGATTTGGAGAAGTaaaaatcgattatcgatcaccTTTCGGTTATGATCGTACGCGTAATGCAGaaataggaaataaaaatttccaattaACATATTTGGAAGAAGCTTATACAACCGAACATTGGCTTGTTCGAATTTACAG ggTGAAAAAACCAAGTGAGTTTAATAGACCTAGTATTCCGATATCTAAACGAGTTGTGGCACGTAATGCCAATTCGTATATTAGTAAAAAG TTGTGGGGGGTTGCACATTAA
- the Stt3B gene encoding catalytic subunit 3B of the oligosaccharyltransferase complex isoform X1, whose product MLPNRSSTTNTKKDMFPDKKSTSKQMKTSTLTNAAGLSSLITFTVLLLAWISGFASRLFAVIRFESIIHEFDPWFNYRATAYMVQHGFYNFLNWFDERAWYPLGRIVGGTVYPGLMITSGSIHYILHSLNIPVHIRDICVFLAPIFSGLTAISTYLLTKEIWSAGAGLFAACFIAIVPGYISRSVAGSYDNEGIAIFALQITYYLWVKSVKTGSIFWASMTALSYFYMVSAWGGYVFIINLIPFHVFALLVMNRFSNRLFTSYTTFYILGLLLSMQIPFVGFQPIRTSEHMAAGGVFGLLIFVAALRYLRTVLTKSEMKYFGGVVAVTAGVLLLILICLTYAGVVAPWSGRFYSLWDTGYAKIHIPIIASVSEHQPTTWFSFFFDLHILVTTFPVGLWYCIKHINDERVFVILYAISAVYFAGVMVRLMLTLTPVVCMLAGVAFSDLLELFFKEEDSERNDRGSNGSEEESEEERERSPGRALYDKAGKLRRMKHERPRGNGDGLGINLRNGVVIGAFMLMMMFTLHCTWITSNAYSSPSIVLASYSNDGGRAILDDFREAYYWLAQNTPIDARIMSWWDYGYQIAGMANRTTLVDNNTWNNSHIALVGKAMSSNESAAYEIMTSLDVDYVLVIFGGMIGYSGDDVNKFLWMVRIAEGEHPQDIRESDYFTEKGEFRVDAEGSPTLLNSLMYKLSYYRFGEVKIDYRSPFGYDRTRNAEIGNKNFQLTYLEEAYTTEHWLVRIYRVKKPSEFNRPSIPISKRVVARNANSYISKKTSRRKKGYIKSRPTVVKGQKPQRRTT is encoded by the exons atgttgcCAAATAGATCATCAACGACAAATACCAAAAAAGATATGTTTCCTGATAAGAAATCAACTTCTAAGCAAATGAAAACTTCCACGTTAACAAATGCCGCGGGTCTTAGTTCTCTTATTACTTTTACTGTTTTGCTACTCGCTTGGATCTCAGGATTTGCATCTCGGTTATTTGCAGTAATACGTTTCGAAAGTATCATACATGAATTCGATCCTTG GTTTAACTACAGAGCAACAGCGTACATGGTACAACATGgattctataattttttaaattggttCGATGAAAGAGCATGGTATCCACTGGGTCGTATCGTGGGTGGAACTGTTTATCCAGGATTAATGATCACATCTGGatcaatacattacatattACATTCTTTAAATATCCCGGTACACATAAGAGACATTTGTGTATTCCTAGCTCCAATTTTTAGTGGCCTTACCGCCATTTCTACGTACTTATTGACAAAAGAGATATGGAGTGCCGGTGCTGGTTTGTTCGCAGCGTGCTTCATCGCAATTGTGCCTGGCTACATTTCAAGATCTGTAGCAGGAAGTTACGACAATGAAGGCATTGctatatttgcattacaaataACATATTATCTTTGGGTTAAGTCAGTTAAAACTGGCTCTATCTTCTGGGCTTCTATGACTGCTCTCTCTTATTTTTATATGGTATCAGCATGGGGTGGCtatgtttttattattaatctaaTTCCATTCCATGTATTTGCATTGCTGGTTATGAATCGATTTAGTAATCGCCTTTTTACAAGTTAcactacattttatattttgggACTTCTATTAAGTATGCAAATACCATTTGTTGGTTTTCAACCGATAAGAACATCAGAACACATGGCTGCAGGAGGTGTGTTCGGTCTGTTAATTTTTGTAGCAGCCCTCAG ATATCTGAGAACTGTCCTTACCAaatctgaaatgaaatattttggagGAGTAGTTGCAGTTACAGCTGGTGTTCTTTTGCTTATTTTGATCTGTTTAACTTACGCCGGTGTCGTTGCTCCTTGGAGCGGAAGATTTTATTCCTTATGGGATACTGGCTACGCAAAAATTCACATTCCAATAATAGCATCTGTTTCTGAACATCAACCTACAACATGGTTTAGCTTTTTCTTTGACTTGCACATTCTTGTTACAACATTTCCTGTTGGTCTCTGGTATTGTATTAAACACATTAACGACGAACGTGTTTTTG TTATATTATACGCTATCAGCGCTGTTTATTTTGCCGGAGTTATGGTTAGGCTTATGCTCACTTTAACCCCTGTAGTTTGTATGCTTGCCGGAGTAGCGTTTAGCGACCTTCTGGAATTGTTCTTTAAAGAAGAAGATAGTGAAAGAAACGATCGAGGTAGTAATGGAAGTGAAGAAGAAAgcgaggaagaaagagaaaggagcCCCGGTAGAGCATTATACGATAAAGCTGGTAAACTCCGTAGAATGAAACATGAAAGACCGAGGGGCAATGGCGATGGATTGGGTATTAATCTTCGGAATGGTGTTGTCATTGGGGCATTTATGTTAATGATGATGTTCACTTTACATTGTACTTGGATTACAAGTAATGCATATTCTAGTCCCTCAATTGTTTTGGCATCATATAGTAACGATGGTGGTAGAGCCATACTTGATGACTTTAGAGAAGCTTATTATTGGTTAGCACAAAATACACCAATTGATGCTAGAATTATGAGTTGGTGGGATTATGGTTATCAAATTGCTGGAATGGCTAACAG AACTACTCTTGTGGACAATAATACTTGGAATAATTCACATATAGCTCTGGTTGGGAAAGCAATGAGCTCAAATGAAAGTGCTGCTTATGAAATTATGACATCATTAGATGTAGACTATGTATTAGTTATTTTTGGAGGAATGATCGGGTATTCGGGAGATGACGTTAACAAGTTCCTTTGGATGGTTCGAATTGCTGAAGGTGAACATCCACAAGATATTCGTGAAAGTGATTATTTCACTGAGAAAGGAGAATTTCGTGTGGATGCAGAGGGTTCACCTACTCTTTTAAATTCATTGATGTATAAATTAAGTTATTATCGATTTGGAGAAGTaaaaatcgattatcgatcaccTTTCGGTTATGATCGTACGCGTAATGCAGaaataggaaataaaaatttccaattaACATATTTGGAAGAAGCTTATACAACCGAACATTGGCTTGTTCGAATTTACAG ggTGAAAAAACCAAGTGAGTTTAATAGACCTAGTATTCCGATATCTAAACGAGTTGTGGCACGTAATGCCAATTCGTATATTAGTAAAAAG ACTTCACGTCGTAAGAAAGGTTACATAAAAAGCCGGCCAACCGTTGTTAAAGGACAGAAACCTCAACGAAGAACTACGTAA
- the l(3)L1231 gene encoding zf-C3Hc3H domain-containing lethal (3) L1231 isoform X1 translates to MKVSMSENSNMDSKLKFSDRLKALLKTEARQDVDPYIFCEPEPFTTTARKNVTVVSSKNSKVMQNCKNSKPKGKCIKQRIRITSIPDGEYKPVQDHAVELDIDNSVGGGGSGSGDGENIDYKFAKALHHKQRHIENLQRLRCRRQRRDHTLLYYPRAGDEISDSDSSGDEMTIYQHYWFSGEISSTLNRSARLSQLRSQLRRRLIQLHKSGTDSEALLRDRARCLLEAAYKDPASTARALSSSPSTSKVVDGPLLVGGLCGAEGCQQISLPCTRHCSRHIMLNGDQLLFEHCTAKFSDNTQCCIPVFDVAHELPLCPEHARKRDNYHRKAQESKPKKARKKPTSPTISRPKPKSRPKKRKRPPTNKLENKGPTLVHEESQYLNQINSSENQTKTLNNLNTIAQGSSNTSNLNLGLGLGLGGGGLKVDLGDHEVFPSLDSAEHDFGNVLNNLPPDAFNDLFIEGRNGEYEPSREEEEELERALEAVDKDVRNLERMGQTHGLLEPALLAQLMSDIAS, encoded by the exons ATGAAGGTCTCTATGTCCGAAAACTCAAACATGGACAGTAAATTGAAGTTTTCGGATCGCTTGAAGGCTTTGTTGAAAACTGAAGCTCGTCAAGATGTCGATCCATACATTTTTTGTGAGCCAGAACCATTTACTACTACAGCAAGAAAAAATGTTACAGTAGTTTCATCCAAAAATTCTAAAGTAAtgcaaaattgtaaaaatagtaAACCTAAAGGAAAATGTATTAAGCAAAGAATAAGGATAACATCTATACCAGATGGGGAATACAAACCTGTACAAGATCATGCTGTAGAGTTAGATATTGACAATAGTGTCGGTGGTGGTGGCAGTGGTAGTGGTGACGGTGAAAATATAGATTATAAATTTGCAAAAGCACTTCATCATAAACAACGTCACATTGAAAATTTACAAAGATTAAGATGTAGAAGGCAAAGGCGGGACCATACTCTATTGTATTATCCTAGAGCTGGAGATGAAATATCAGATAGCGATTCAAGTGGAGATGAAATGACAATTTATCAACATTATTGGTTCTCTGGAGAAATCAGTTCAACATTAAATCGTTCGGCACGTCTTTCTCAATTACGCTCTCAATTGAGAAGGCGATTAATTCAGTTACATAAAAGTGGAACAGACTCTGAAGCCTTATTACGTGATAGAGCTAGATGTTTGTTGGAAGCTGCCTATAAAGATCCTGCGTCTACAGCAAGAGCTTTAAGCAGTTCTCCAAGTACGAGTAAAGTGGTGGATGGGCCACTTTTAGTTGGTGGACTTTGCGGAGCTGAAGGATGTCAACAAATATCTTTGCCCTGCACTCGTCATTGTTCTCGTCACATTATGTTGAACGGAGATCAACTTTTGTTTGAACATTGCACTGCCAAATTTAGTGATAATACACAGTGTTGTATTCCTGTGTTTGATGTTGCACATGAATTACCTCTTTGTCCAGAGCATGCTAGGAAAAGGGATAACTATCATCGTAAAGCTCAAGAGTCTAAACCAAAGAAAGCTCGTAAAAAACCAACATCCCCAACAATTTCCAGGCCTAAACCAAAATCTAGGCCAAAGAAACGGAAACGGCCTCCTACAAATAAACTTGAGAATAAAGGTCCTACATTGGTACACGAGGAGAGTCAATATTTGAATCAAATAAACTCTAGTGAAAATCAGACAAAAactttaaacaatttaaataccATAGCACAAGGAAGTTCAAATACTTCTAATTTAAATTTAGGACTAGGCCTTGGCCTTGGTGGAGGAGGGCTTAAAGTAGATCTGGGAGATCATGAAGTGTTTCCTTCTTTGGATTCTGCAGAGCATGATTTTGGCAATGTGCTCAATAATTTACCTCCTGATGCTTTTAATGATTTGTTCATTG AGGGTAGAAATGGGGAGTATGAACCATCgagagaagaggaggaagaattGGAACGAGCGTTGGAGGCAGTGGATAAGGACGTACGAAATTTGGAAAGGATGGGGCAAACACATGGACTTTTAGAGCCAGCCTTATTGGCTCAACTTATGTCAGATATTGCATCGTAG
- the l(3)L1231 gene encoding zf-C3Hc3H domain-containing lethal (3) L1231 isoform X2, whose protein sequence is MKVSMSENSNMDSKLKFSDRLKALLKTEARQDVDPYIFCEPEPFTTTARKNVTVVSSKNSKVMQNCKNSKPKGKCIKQRIRITSIPDGEYKPVQDHAVELDIDNSVGGGGSGSGDGENIDYKFAKALHHKQRHIENLQRLRCRRQRRDHTLLYYPRAGDEISDSDSSGDEMTIYQHYWFSGEISSTLNRSARLSQLRSQLRRRLIQLHKSGTDSEALLRDRARCLLEAAYKDPASTARALSSSPSTSKVVDGPLLVGGLCGAEGCQQISLPCTRHCSRHIMLNGDQLLFEHCTAKFSDNTQCCIPVFDVAHELPLCPEHARKRDNYHRKAQESKPKKARKKPTSPTISRPKPKSRPKKRKRPPTNKLENKGPTLVHEESQYLNQINSSENQTKTLNNLNTIAQGSSNTSNLNLGLGLGLGGGGLKVDLGDHEVFPSLDSAEHDFGNVLNNLPPDAFNDLFIGNCNINYID, encoded by the coding sequence ATGAAGGTCTCTATGTCCGAAAACTCAAACATGGACAGTAAATTGAAGTTTTCGGATCGCTTGAAGGCTTTGTTGAAAACTGAAGCTCGTCAAGATGTCGATCCATACATTTTTTGTGAGCCAGAACCATTTACTACTACAGCAAGAAAAAATGTTACAGTAGTTTCATCCAAAAATTCTAAAGTAAtgcaaaattgtaaaaatagtaAACCTAAAGGAAAATGTATTAAGCAAAGAATAAGGATAACATCTATACCAGATGGGGAATACAAACCTGTACAAGATCATGCTGTAGAGTTAGATATTGACAATAGTGTCGGTGGTGGTGGCAGTGGTAGTGGTGACGGTGAAAATATAGATTATAAATTTGCAAAAGCACTTCATCATAAACAACGTCACATTGAAAATTTACAAAGATTAAGATGTAGAAGGCAAAGGCGGGACCATACTCTATTGTATTATCCTAGAGCTGGAGATGAAATATCAGATAGCGATTCAAGTGGAGATGAAATGACAATTTATCAACATTATTGGTTCTCTGGAGAAATCAGTTCAACATTAAATCGTTCGGCACGTCTTTCTCAATTACGCTCTCAATTGAGAAGGCGATTAATTCAGTTACATAAAAGTGGAACAGACTCTGAAGCCTTATTACGTGATAGAGCTAGATGTTTGTTGGAAGCTGCCTATAAAGATCCTGCGTCTACAGCAAGAGCTTTAAGCAGTTCTCCAAGTACGAGTAAAGTGGTGGATGGGCCACTTTTAGTTGGTGGACTTTGCGGAGCTGAAGGATGTCAACAAATATCTTTGCCCTGCACTCGTCATTGTTCTCGTCACATTATGTTGAACGGAGATCAACTTTTGTTTGAACATTGCACTGCCAAATTTAGTGATAATACACAGTGTTGTATTCCTGTGTTTGATGTTGCACATGAATTACCTCTTTGTCCAGAGCATGCTAGGAAAAGGGATAACTATCATCGTAAAGCTCAAGAGTCTAAACCAAAGAAAGCTCGTAAAAAACCAACATCCCCAACAATTTCCAGGCCTAAACCAAAATCTAGGCCAAAGAAACGGAAACGGCCTCCTACAAATAAACTTGAGAATAAAGGTCCTACATTGGTACACGAGGAGAGTCAATATTTGAATCAAATAAACTCTAGTGAAAATCAGACAAAAactttaaacaatttaaataccATAGCACAAGGAAGTTCAAATACTTCTAATTTAAATTTAGGACTAGGCCTTGGCCTTGGTGGAGGAGGGCTTAAAGTAGATCTGGGAGATCATGAAGTGTTTCCTTCTTTGGATTCTGCAGAGCATGATTTTGGCAATGTGCTCAATAATTTACCTCCTGATGCTTTTAATGATTTGTTCATTGgtaattgcaatattaattacataGATTAA
- the LOC117603141 gene encoding protein phosphatase 1 regulatory subunit 36 encodes MENKYFAWDEISDGLILLSTQDTEDKQVKRIKKKFDRVHDSEVYCPHAYLILNFHETLSEREKLKFRRYYLRKIAPNEPGVIILQDIKDLVMFLLVSPISPQFVNFFHMPIVDRFLRALIIYFQYYIITWEELIEEYAATIKKAPNPLAQGYRSKYAEEMQNLRCILGREYADLIIGCQDNTQYHHMTGGKKGSPLLTQSEGEKDLRTFETLICIAHRVIWIALQRKHFSLIEIELHRLFRTKAYNMAERRSTSQVMQEMLSNDIEILHGPKLQVKRKLLRNSPLIQELIYSDCDYRLLALGHNSNDERILYLQNALLIEEEKLHDLGIKVGILGENRANYNIMLIPLEETEIEKAQLSETKKYETRRSTKDALEIDIPITTQRLPPFREKIKLPRDFPLEMINISPRGYKTLREESRKKWFIREIKRQTYKQIDTLSVATTID; translated from the exons atggaaaataaatattttgcatGGGATGAAATTTCTGATGGATTAATCTTATTAag TACACAAGACACAGAGGATAAACAAGTCAAAAGGATAAAGAAAAAATTCGATCGTGTTCACGATTCAGAGGTATATTGTCCACAtgcatatttaattttaaacttcCATGAAACTTTAAGCGAGCGTGAAAAG TTAAAATTTAGAAGATATTATTTGCGGAAGATCGCTCCTAATGAACCAGGTGTTATTATCTTACAAGACATAAAAGATCTTGTAATGTTTTTGTTAGTCAGTCCTATTAGTCCTCAATTTGTGAATTTTTTCCACATGCCAATTGTTGATCGATTCCTAAGAGCtctgataatttattttcaatattacatAATAACATGGGAAGAATTAATAGAAGAATATGCAGCCACCATAAAGAAAGCACCAAATCCTTTAGCCCAAGGCTATAGATCTAAATATGCAGAAGAAATGCAAAATCTTCGTTGTATCTTAGGTAGAGAATATGCTGATTTAATAATAGGTTGTCAAGATAACACTCAATACCACCATATGACTGGAGGAAAAAAGGGATCTCCGCTATTAACACAATCGGAAGGAGAAAAAGATTTAAGAACATTTGAAACATTAATTTGCATAGCGCATCGTGTTATTTGGATAGCATTGCAGCGTAAACATTTTAGTTTGATTG aaattgagtTACATAGATTGTTTAGAACAAAAGCATATAATATGGCAGAAAGACGGAGCACTAGTCAAGTTATGCAAGAAATGTTGAGTAATGACATTGAAATATTACATGGCCCAAAATTACAGgtcaaaagaaaattattacgaAATTCTCCTTTAATACAAGAGCTAATATACTCTGATTGTGACTATCGTTTGTTAGCTCTAG GACATAACTCAAACGATGAACGAATTCTTTATTTACAAAACGCTCTACttattgaagaagaaaaattacatGATTTAGGAATTAAAGTAGGAATTCTTGGAGAAAATAGagctaattataatataatgttGATACCGCTCGAAGAAACAGAGATTGAAAAAGCTCAACTATCCGAAACAAAAAAGTATGAAACAAGAAGAAGTACAAAAGATGCATTGGAAATT GACATACCTATAACAACTCAAAGACTTCCACCATttcgagaaaaaattaaattacctcGAGATTTTCCGCTTGAGATGATTAATATATCACCAAGAGGATATAAAACTCTTCGTGAAGAATCAAGAAAGAAATGGTTTATTAGAGAAATTAAACGTCAGACCTATAAACAAATAGATACATTATCAGTAGCGACAACGATAGATTAA
- the mRpL9 gene encoding mitochondrial ribosomal protein L9 isoform X1 has translation MLKCIRPCINSLNTRSATLLSNQNDLLMQQTRNTFILKRRFPVPLMKKGQRYPRLKHKHYLYDLVENTNTKKHPLIDLILLDTVKDAGERGELIKVKSLTAYHHFLLPKLAVYATPENIEKYLIQDEDERKKFATHSSQFVQNTISLLSECCLSVTMNMDVPWTIEKWHVSANFRNAGFIVPQHAITLPEKAISGPDLSVENKEFYVTVKVNNCEETKVRCRVHHYTNNPSKKITYEVPYWQLPSAAIFPEDEPVLNSLPKYQSSTKTKFTKK, from the exons atgttgaAGTGTATCAGACCGTGTATAAATAGTCTAAACACACGGTCAGCAACACTTTTATCTAATCAAAATGACTTACTAATGCAACAAACCCGG aatacatttattttaaaaagaagatTTCCAGTTCCGTTAATGAAAAAAGGTCAGCGTTATCCGAGACTTAAACATAAACATTATCTTTATGATCTTGTAGAAAATACAAATACTAAAAAACATCCACTAATTGACCTAATTTTATTGGATACTGTAAAAGATGCAGGAGAAAGAGGTGAATTAATTAAAGTGAAAAGTTTGACAGCAtatcaccattttctgttaCCAAAGTTGGCTGTATATGCAACacctgaaaatattgaaaaatatttaattcaagATGAAGATGAGAGAAAGAAATTTGCTACACATAGTTCTCAGTTTGTACAAAATACAATAAGTTTATTATCTGAATGTTGCTTAAGTGTAACAATGAATATGGATGTACCGTGGACCATAGAAAAATGGCATGTAAGTGCAAATTTCCGTAATGCAGGTTTCATAGTACCTCAACATGCAATAACTCTTCCCGAGAAAGCTATATCTGGTCCGGATTTATCTGTTGAGAATAAAGAATTTTATGTCACTGTTAAAGTCAATAATTGTGAAGAAACTAAAGTTAGATGTAGAGTACATCATTATACTAATAATCCAAGCAAGAAAATTACTTATGAAGTACCATATTGGCAATTGCCTAGTGCAGCAATTTTCCCAGAAGATGAACCAGTCTTAAATTCTCTACCAAAATATCAATCAAGTACTAAAACCAAGTTTACTAAGAAATAA
- the mRpL9 gene encoding mitochondrial ribosomal protein L9 isoform X2, producing the protein MKKGQRYPRLKHKHYLYDLVENTNTKKHPLIDLILLDTVKDAGERGELIKVKSLTAYHHFLLPKLAVYATPENIEKYLIQDEDERKKFATHSSQFVQNTISLLSECCLSVTMNMDVPWTIEKWHVSANFRNAGFIVPQHAITLPEKAISGPDLSVENKEFYVTVKVNNCEETKVRCRVHHYTNNPSKKITYEVPYWQLPSAAIFPEDEPVLNSLPKYQSSTKTKFTKK; encoded by the coding sequence ATGAAAAAAGGTCAGCGTTATCCGAGACTTAAACATAAACATTATCTTTATGATCTTGTAGAAAATACAAATACTAAAAAACATCCACTAATTGACCTAATTTTATTGGATACTGTAAAAGATGCAGGAGAAAGAGGTGAATTAATTAAAGTGAAAAGTTTGACAGCAtatcaccattttctgttaCCAAAGTTGGCTGTATATGCAACacctgaaaatattgaaaaatatttaattcaagATGAAGATGAGAGAAAGAAATTTGCTACACATAGTTCTCAGTTTGTACAAAATACAATAAGTTTATTATCTGAATGTTGCTTAAGTGTAACAATGAATATGGATGTACCGTGGACCATAGAAAAATGGCATGTAAGTGCAAATTTCCGTAATGCAGGTTTCATAGTACCTCAACATGCAATAACTCTTCCCGAGAAAGCTATATCTGGTCCGGATTTATCTGTTGAGAATAAAGAATTTTATGTCACTGTTAAAGTCAATAATTGTGAAGAAACTAAAGTTAGATGTAGAGTACATCATTATACTAATAATCCAAGCAAGAAAATTACTTATGAAGTACCATATTGGCAATTGCCTAGTGCAGCAATTTTCCCAGAAGATGAACCAGTCTTAAATTCTCTACCAAAATATCAATCAAGTACTAAAACCAAGTTTACTAAGAAATAA